The Poecilia reticulata strain Guanapo linkage group LG4, Guppy_female_1.0+MT, whole genome shotgun sequence genomic interval ACATTCACTGAGATCCAAAACGTCTGTAACtcttttaaagattaaagaaacataccaacaaaacgtgttcaaattaatgacccaacaaaaataatgatctcagtgattattgctTCAGCAAGGTGTTGAGGCGTTTGGTTCCATtaacaacagaaaaaggaaatcagaGACCGACTGACCatcagagcaggagtttaaatcagCCCACCAGCCGCCCTGTGTGCAGGGAGCGCGGATTAATAATCACTGATTAATAATCACAGATTAATAATCACTGATTAATAATCACAGATTAATAATCACTGATTAATAATCACTGATTAATAATCACTGATTAATAATTACTGATTAATAATCACTGATTAATANNNNNNNNNNNNNNNNNNNNNNNNNNNNNNNNNNNNNNNNNNNNNNNNNNNNNNNNNNNNNNNNNNNNNNNNNNNNNNNNNNNNNNNNNNNNNNNNNNNNNNNNNNNNNNNNNNNNNNNNNNNNNNNNNNNNNNNNNNNNNNNNNNNNNNNNNNNNNNNNNNNNNNNNNNNNNNNNNNNNNNNNNNNNNNNNNNNNNNNNNNNNNNNNNNNNNNNNNNNNNNNNNNNNNNNNNNNNNNNNNNNNNNNNNNNNNNNNNNNNNNNNNNNNNNNNNNNNNNNNNNNNNNNNNNNNNNNNNNNNNNNNNNNNNNNNNNNNNNNNNNNNNNNNNNNNNNNNNNNNNNNNNNNNNNNNNNNNNNNNNNNNNNNNNNNNNNNNNNNNNNNNNNNNNNNNNNNNNNNNNNNNNNNNNNNNNNNNNNNNNNNNNNNNNNNNNNNNNNNNNNNNNNNNNNNNNNNNNNNNNNNNNNNNNNNNNNNNNNNNNNNNNNNNNNNNNNNNNNNNNNNNNNNNNNNNNNNNNNNNNNNNNNNNNNNNNNNNNNNNNNNNNNNNNNNNNNNNNNNNNNNNNNNNNNNNNNNNNNNNNNNNNNNNNNNNNNNNNNNNNNNNNNNNNNNNNNNNNNNNNNNNNNNNNNNNNNNNNNNNNNNNNNNNNNNNNNNNNNNNNNNNNNNNNNNNNNNNNNNNNNNNNNNNNNNNNNNNNNNNNNNNNNNNNNNNNNNNNNNNNNNNNNNNNNNNNNNNNNNNNNNNNNNNNNNNNNNNNNNNNNNNNNNNNNNNNNNNNNNNNNNNNNNNNNNNNNNNNNNNNNNNNNNNNNNNNNNNNNNNNNNNNNNNNNNNNNNNNNNNNNNNNNNNNNNNNNNNNNNNNNNNNNNNNNNNNNNNNNNNNNNNNNNNNNNNNNNNNNNNNNNNNNNNNNNNNNNNNNNNNNNNNNNNNNNNNNNNNNNNNNNNNNNNNNNNNNNNNNNNNNNNNNNNNNNNNNNNNNNNNNNNNNNNNNNNNNNNNNNNNNNNNNNNNNNNNNNNNNNNNNNNNNNNNNNNNNNNNNNNNNNNNNNNNNNNNNNNNNNNNNNNNNNNNNNNNNNNNNNNNNNNNNNNNNNNNNNNNNNNNNNNNNNNNNNNNNNNNNNNNNNNNNNNNNNNNNNNNNNNNNNNNNNNNNNNNNNNNNNNNNNNNNNNNNNNNNNNNNNNNNNNNNNNNNNNNNNNNNNNNNNNNNNNNNNNNNNNNNNNNNNNNNNNNNNNNNNNNNNNNNNNNNNNNNNNNNNNNNNNNNNNNNNNNNNNNNNNNNNNNNNNNNNNNNNNNNNNNNNNNNNNNNNNNNNNNNNNNNNNNNNNNNNNNNNNNNNNNNNNNNNNNNNNNNNNNNNNNNNNNNNNNNNNNNNNNNNNNNNNNNNNNNNNNNNNNNNNNNNNNNNNNNNNNNNNNNNNNNNNNNNNNNNNNNNNNNNNNNNNNNNNNNNNNNNNNNNNNNNNNNNNNNNNNNNNNNNNNNNNNNNNNNNNNNNNNNNNNNNNNNNNNNNNNNNNNNNNNNNNNNNNNNNNNNNNNNNNNNNNNNNNNNNNNNNNNNNNNNNGGCTCCAGGCTCCGGGCTCCAGGCTCCGGGCTCCAGGCTCCAGGCTCCAGGCTGCTGCCGACTGAGGAACTAATGAAGGAATGGAAGCAGGCGAGCAATTCACATCCATGTTCATGAGAATGATTGTTCAATCAGTGATGAGACCTAACGTGGCTAGACCTGATGGCTTATTGATTTTGAATTGGAACTTTAATCACCAGAGGCAAATgatcagcacacacacacacacacacacacagctgagaACACCTTGTTTTCATTAAGGTTAGCTTGATGACACCACGCTGGTCCTCTACGTCTGAAAACAACCGTGACCAGAGGAACTTCAGGAGTTAGTTGAACACTTTCAGGTACTGAACTGATCATCGCTTCAAAAGTAATTCCAGTTTTGTTATTTGGGACTCGAGACAGGACATTTGGGATGAGGAGATGAAATGACTGGAAGCAGGAAACAGATTCCAACGACGCAAGAACTGAATAAAAGTTTATATTATAACTGTTTCTCTCTGTTAAGAAGACtactttaattactttaattcaCATAGGAAGCTAACAAAAAGCCATGCTGAGGTCCTGGAGACCCACCTATAGACCAGTCCAGTCCATCATGGCACCTCCAGGTGTtgctgaagaagaagaatgttCAAGGGGATGCTAGAGTCCTCAGCTAGCTGTGTGTTGTCATATGAGCCATTAAATTACCTTTCCTCTGGAAGCGCTTTCCACAGGAGAGACATAGAAACGGCTTCTCGCCTGTGTGTGTCCTCATGTGAACGTTCAGATTCCCTCTCTGACAGAAGCTCTTCCCGCAGGTCCCACACTGAAAGGGTCTCTCTCCAGTGTGTGTCCTCAGATGGGCGATCAGGTTGAACTTATTGTTGAAGCTCTTTTCACAGGTGAGGCACTGGAagggtttctcacctgtgtgggTCCTCATGTGAGTGGACAGGTCGCAGCGTTCGCTGAAGCCCTTCCCACAGACACGACAAGCGTAGGGTCTGGCGCTGCTGTGGGTGCTCAGGTGGGCCGTCAGGTTGCCTTTCTGGCAGAAACTCTTTCCACAGGTCAGACATTCAAAGGGCTTCTCGCCTGTGTGTGTCCTCATGTGAATGGTTAGATTCCCTCTCTGACTGAACCGTTTTCCACAGGTGAGACACGGGAACGGCTTCTCACCCGTATGGGTCCTCATGTGAGTGGACAGATCATGGCTATCGCAGAAGCCCCTCCCACAGACAGCGCAGGGGAACGGCCGGTCGCTGCTGTGAGACCTCAGGTGGGCCGTCAGCTGACCTTTCTGGTAGAAGCTCTTCTCACAGGTGGGACAGCGGAACGGCTTCTCTCCACGGTGGATCTTCACGTGTCTCTTGAGGTTGTCCCTCTGGCTGAAGCACTTCCCACAGGTGAGACACTGGAagggtttctcacctgtgtgcgTTCTCAGGTGACACGTCAGGTTGCTGCTGCTTAGGAAGCTCCTTCCACACACCTGGCACCTGTATGGCCTCTCACCTGAGTGGACCCTCTGGTGGAGACTCAGGCTGAGCTGGTGGGTGAAGCGCCTCCCGCAGGCAGCACAGGGAAACAGTTTCTCACCTGAGTGGCTCCTCAGGTGGACTGTCAGGCTCAGCTGGTTCTTCAGGCTCTTGCTGCAGGTGGGGCAGGTGAGGGGCGTCTCTGCGGCGTGGACCCTCAGGTGTTTGGTCAGATAGCGCTTCTGGCTGAAACCCTTAGAGCAGGTTGTACAGAagtgctggttctgatccgttttGGGAGTTCTAGCCTCTCTACCTGGACGCCGCTCTTTGTTCCTGCTGGTTCCTTCCTGTTCTTCAGCCTCCAGAGTGACTCCAGGGAAGTCCTGGGCTCTGGTTGGGTCCAAACCAACAAGGTCTGGTTCCTCACCGACATCGGCCTCCTCCTTCAGGACAACCTGCACCTCATCCGGGCTGCTGCACTCATCATCTGGCTCCTCCTTGATCCGCAGAAGTTCTGGTTCCTCATTCAGACGTTCCGGTCCAGAGATCCTCTCCCGGTTCTGGGTGGAAACGTCCTTCTGACTGCAGAGACGATGCTGCTGGAGGCCTgaaggagagaagaaaacatctgGATCTCATCAGAACCGGTTTGACCCGTTAATCAGATTAGTTGCATTTACTTCTAGAGCAACTTTTATTTCCTTAAAGTCATTAATTAATATTAGTAAACAcatgatctgtttttctttcatgtaaATACACTCAATGACTTAATGCTGAGGTGCGTAGAGAACATATTATTAAAAGATCTTTGTTGAATGTTGTAGTGAGAACACAGGTGGGGCCTTGTTCTGTTCTGAGCTCCATCGTTTGGATGAATTTGGCCTTGATAGGCTTTAAGATGCATTTGCAGAGATAAGAGGCGACGAAAAGGGGGAACAACAAAGCAAGATGAGAGGGAGACGAACCAAATGGTAGTTAACTTTATAACTTCATCCCAGCACAGGACCTGTGGGTACAAATCAAAGATGTTTTCCCGCTCTCCTTCCTTTCATGTGGGAAATGATCCAGATTCgtctcaatttttattttttaaattacagcaaatAGTGCTACAGTGTGGCTTTATCTAAACTGACACCAGTCAAACGCGATGTGATAAACAACCACTGGGGCaaagttagccttcctgtttcctctgtAGGCTCCAGGACCTGATGACGTCATCAACCCAGCGGTGACAAAATGGCGACCTCCATGGGtgacaaatataacaaaatgtgtacatttctgaagtaattatgagttttggcaaacagcatttttttttagcttatatGAAAACTACAACATATTGAGGCCAACATGGATCCATCAGATCTCACTGGATCTGCCTCTAGGTAACTAAGTGGATCTAAAAGATATAtctcatatttttaataaactttggTTGATCTCAACTTTCTGTCTGTTGGAATAATTTAGCTtatattttatcagtttgtgctcatattattactttattctcttattaacattaacattattatgactttattttcgtATTATGactttgttgaaaaatgttattttcggACAACTTTATTCTCTTTCTAGTGTAATAATTAGACTTTATTCTGTTAAGTAAAACTGTATAATCTTAGTCGGATCCTAATAGGTCGTCTAGTAACTAGTTGTCTCCATATTATGTGTAATACACAGAAATGTGAGTATAATGTAACAGGTCTGATGTTTCTTATTGAGTTTACAACTTTAATTATTCCCCACTTTGGTATCAATATGTCTCTATAATGATGAGTCAGTTACGTTGATCTGCTTTCTGGTGTTTGGATCGAACCTCTCGTGGTTCTGCTGAAACTTCACAACATTCagagtaaaatctgaaataaatcttCCTCCCACGAACCTTTCAGGCCGGTTCTAACTTGAGTCCAGAAGCAGCCCGCTGCCCCCGCCGGACCGGACCTACCTGCGGGGTTCTGCTCGGTTCGGGGTCTCCAGCTGAGGTCCAGCAGCCTCCGCTGCCGGTCGATCTCCTCCTCGTACTGGACGATGGTTTTTTCCAGCTGGGTGAAGatttcttcagcagcagcagttagtctCTCTCTGATAAACTCTCTCAGAGGCTCAACGGAACACATTGTTGCTGCGCAGACTCACAACACACCTGGACACGCTCTGGCAACCGGCTAACCATGCTAACCGGAAGTCAGTGACACGGCTACTTCCTGCTCCGGTGAGAAACAGCGCCCCCACCGCCCAGTGCTGGAGAAAAGCTCAGAAATCTGACGCAGAACCGGTTTCGTCTTCTTCATCcatatttttagtttatagCCAACTTTGGCGCATTTATAATTTGTGCTGATAAGCTTTATGTTCATTTTGgcgttttttgttctttgtaacTCTGTAGCATGAACAGAGAATGTACACTGACTTCACTGGGCCTATTTtcgtaataaaaacaaaaaataacgtCTTCTTCTTCAGGTTGGCTGAATTTTGCtactccatgtttggttctggttctggattcAGAGcataccagaaccagaagacccaTGTAGTCTGGAAGTCATAACAGCAATTCTTTAACGTATTGTCTTATTTTACATGCAAATATCCATCAGatagcagaaacattaaagtgacagaaaaccggATGCTgtttctgacactgggagcagctcactggtttctcagtcagaagctggttacAAACTGAGGCGGCTGTTATGACTTCCAGACCTcatgggttctggttctggttctggtccgctCTGAAACCAGAGCTCAGTCATGGTAGATCTGAACTTTGGTTTGAATATGAGAAACTTCAgcctgacaggaggaaccacagagctctgttggGTTAAAGCTCATCTAGTGAAGtcgggatgtttttcctccatcaggatccagaggaatcacctcagatgttggactggattttatttcagtcatctgTGAATGTTgctcctcattttcaacagcagAGCTTTAAAGGTTGataaaggttatcattttggagaaaatctcatcaacatcaatatttctaCTAAATAAGAGACGAGAATAAATATCATGTTTGATGGAGGAAAAGCCAATAAAGCTCCTGTTAGGCTCTGcagctcaaagcaagatgccagagaacaccaaactattttaaaaaaatattagacaattaattaaatttcacataattatcacggtagtagccatttatttgttaaatactaaatgaaatacatttgtcctatttgatgtttgtgcCGTAAACTCAGACGAACGAGGTCAtcagtccaagtttgtcgtttattgaacgttcagaaactacagcggctgtgatgagccacaggtaaacaaaacaacctgaacaggtgatcagcTCTAAACCATGAAGACCTTTTCACACCCgctgccgtggcaaccgcctgcgtcCCGCAAGCCGAGCAGAGATTACgttagaaacaaaacattcagtccgttacgatatcaggttgtcaggcttgatgtttgTCACGATTATTAATCAGCGATTATTAATTTGttggtgtatttatttaatctttaaaaaagttaGACGTTTTGGATCTCAGTGAATGTTTTTCTAAGCGCCTCAGGCGTATTGAGCATCTCTGAACTATACCAACTCTGATGAACCTCAAGTCATGTTCAGATGTTCTTTTCTATCAAAAATCTATATGTGCTGTAATATATATTCTATGTAAGAATggactagtcaaagtccaggcctaaaATGAATGAGAATAACCAGCTGGTCTGGTTTAATCAACCTCCAGGCCAGAGACAGAGATGACCGTCCACCTCGTTTTCAGCTGAATGAATCGTCCGCCTGCTGAAAACACACACCACTCCTCGCCTTGGTTCTGACCCAGACCCTCAAACTGACCCTGCCCTCCTGCCTTACAAAGGTCAGGATCAGGCCGCCCAGCCCACTCGTGATCCCaatgatcaaattaaagtcCGATCTTCCATTCTTGTCTTAAGGACCATCTCTGACAAAGCGACATAAACAACTCTGTCCACTGGCCTGAAGCAGCTCTGCTGGGAGCTGTGGGCCACAACACCCTCCTTCATCTGCTTCACCATCACAGACTCTTCCTTTGGTTGGTTTATGCTGCACCTGCAAACTGAGCAAACCCAGAGACCAGTGGAGTCCCTCAGGGGTCACTTCCCTTCTCTTGCCACTGCTACACTGATGACACACAGTTGTGTATCTGTATGTCTGCAGGAGAAGATGTGGATCTGCCACAACTTTCCACAACAGAAAGACGTCCAGGACAGCAGCCATGATGGTCGCCACCCGGCCCCTAGACCTGCCTTCAGTTATCAACATGGACATGCTGCTCCTCACCTCAGAACTACTG includes:
- the LOC103463248 gene encoding zinc finger protein OZF-like, which gives rise to MCSVEPLREFIRERLTAAAEEIFTQLEKTIVQYEEEIDRQRRLLDLSWRPRTEQNPAGRSGPAGAAGCFWTQVRTGLKGLQQHRLCSQKDVSTQNRERISGPERLNEEPELLRIKEEPDDECSSPDEVQVVLKEEADVGEEPDLVGLDPTRAQDFPGVTLEAEEQEGTSRNKERRPGREARTPKTDQNQHFCTTCSKGFSQKRYLTKHLRVHAAETPLTCPTCSKSLKNQLSLTVHLRSHSGEKLFPCAACGRRFTHQLSLSLHQRVHSGERPYRCQVCGRSFLSSSNLTCHLRTHTGEKPFQCLTCGKCFSQRDNLKRHVKIHRGEKPFRCPTCEKSFYQKGQLTAHLRSHSSDRPFPCAVCGRGFCDSHDLSTHMRTHTGEKPFPCLTCGKRFSQRGNLTIHMRTHTGEKPFECLTCGKSFCQKGNLTAHLSTHSSARPYACRVCGKGFSERCDLSTHMRTHTGEKPFQCLTCEKSFNNKFNLIAHLRTHTGERPFQCGTCGKSFCQRGNLNVHMRTHTGEKPFLCLSCGKRFQRKGNLMAHMTTHS